The following proteins are co-located in the Thermoplasmatales archaeon genome:
- a CDS encoding glycosyltransferase family 4 protein, with the protein MKIAFIYDGAYPWNKGGAEKRLYEIGRRLAERGHEVHWYCVGWWLPQEEKRDIEFDGIEYHGVCRPLQLYVDGRRSIKAALKFSISLIGPLLQEEFDVIDCQNFPYFSCFSGKFTSIINKSNFIITVLEYWGDYWYEYLGKIGVFGKIIEKLTFRLSKNVITISNQVKNDLSFYDGSVYVIPDGVPFDTISNVKPSMEKSDVIFVGRLIKHKNVDILLKALNLIKKEGLNIRCFIIGDGPERKNLEKLTKKLDLRENVRFLHKVSRDDDVYAYMKSSKVFVFPSTREGAALVTLEANAAGLPVITIDHPLNASRELINNKNGMLSDLSPYDLKDKIIFMLNHYEDFKDECISFAKDYTWDNIAKLTERVYKEVLK; encoded by the coding sequence GTGAAAATAGCATTCATTTATGATGGAGCATACCCATGGAACAAGGGAGGGGCGGAAAAAAGACTTTATGAGATTGGAAGGCGCCTTGCAGAAAGGGGTCATGAAGTCCATTGGTATTGTGTGGGTTGGTGGCTGCCCCAGGAAGAAAAAAGGGACATCGAATTTGACGGTATAGAATATCATGGTGTCTGCAGGCCATTACAATTATATGTAGATGGTAGAAGATCCATAAAAGCAGCGCTTAAGTTTTCTATAAGCTTGATAGGGCCTCTCCTACAAGAGGAATTTGATGTAATAGACTGTCAGAATTTCCCATATTTTTCATGTTTTTCTGGGAAATTTACTTCCATCATTAATAAAAGTAATTTCATTATCACTGTTTTGGAATATTGGGGGGATTATTGGTATGAATATCTCGGTAAAATAGGAGTGTTTGGTAAAATAATAGAGAAATTAACCTTCAGATTATCTAAAAATGTTATAACGATTTCTAATCAAGTTAAAAATGATTTAAGTTTTTATGATGGCTCCGTATATGTGATACCTGATGGTGTGCCTTTTGACACGATATCTAATGTTAAACCTTCAATGGAAAAATCTGATGTGATATTTGTAGGCCGCTTAATTAAGCATAAAAATGTTGATATTCTTTTAAAAGCGTTGAATCTTATAAAAAAGGAAGGTTTAAATATAAGATGTTTTATTATTGGTGATGGTCCTGAAAGGAAAAATTTAGAAAAGCTTACAAAAAAGTTGGATCTTAGAGAAAATGTCAGATTTCTTCATAAAGTTTCTAGGGATGATGATGTTTATGCTTATATGAAGTCTTCAAAAGTTTTTGTTTTTCCTTCAACTAGAGAGGGCGCAGCTCTTGTCACACTAGAAGCTAATGCAGCCGGTTTGCCGGTGATTACAATCGACCATCCATTAAATGCGAGTCGAGAGCTTATAAATAATAAAAATGGCATGCTTTCTGATTTATCCCCTTATGATTTGAAGGATAAAATAATTTTCATGCTCAATCACTATGAAGATTTTAAAGATGAGTGTATAAGTTTTGCAAAGGATTATACTTGGGATAACATTGCAAAATTAACAGAAAGGGTATACAAGGAGGTTTTAAAATGA
- a CDS encoding GDP-mannose 4,6-dehydratase: MKSALITGITGQDGAYLANFLIKKGYEVYGIYRRLSTPNFWRLQYLEVFDEVNLIPADLTDEFSLLEALKIADPDEVYHLAAQSFVGTSFEQPTSTAYVTGVAVTSMLEAIRHYNPEIKFYQASSSEIYGEGHTKILNEESPFKPSSPYAAAKLYGYWMTRIYREGYDMFSCNGILFNHESPLRGLEFVTRKISNAVAKISLGLAEELRLGNLEARRDWGYAPDYIEAMYMMLQHNEPDDFVIATRETHTVKEFCEKAFDEVGLDWQEYVKIDKRFLRPVDVNFLCGDYSKAKEKLGWKPRVKFDKLVKIMVHEDLERWERWQEGEKFPWDAPNYPDETKLITRSLRL; encoded by the coding sequence ATGAAAAGTGCACTTATAACAGGCATCACGGGACAGGACGGAGCATATTTGGCTAATTTTCTTATAAAAAAAGGATATGAGGTTTATGGTATTTATAGGAGGCTTTCAACTCCAAATTTTTGGAGGCTCCAATACCTCGAAGTTTTTGATGAAGTAAATCTTATACCAGCAGATCTTACAGATGAATTCTCACTATTAGAAGCTCTTAAAATAGCAGACCCTGATGAAGTATATCATCTTGCAGCTCAAAGTTTTGTTGGAACATCCTTTGAACAACCTACAAGTACAGCCTATGTCACTGGCGTTGCAGTAACAAGCATGCTCGAAGCTATAAGGCATTACAATCCAGAAATAAAATTTTATCAAGCATCTAGCAGTGAAATTTATGGTGAAGGACACACCAAAATCTTAAATGAAGAATCGCCTTTTAAGCCTTCAAGTCCTTATGCGGCAGCTAAACTTTATGGTTATTGGATGACAAGGATATATCGCGAAGGCTATGACATGTTCAGTTGTAATGGCATCCTCTTCAATCATGAAAGTCCGCTTAGAGGTCTTGAGTTTGTAACAAGGAAAATTTCAAATGCTGTTGCAAAAATATCACTTGGACTAGCAGAGGAACTTCGTCTCGGAAACCTTGAAGCAAGAAGGGATTGGGGATATGCACCAGATTACATTGAAGCAATGTATATGATGCTCCAACACAATGAACCAGACGATTTCGTAATAGCCACAAGAGAAACACATACAGTTAAAGAATTTTGCGAAAAGGCCTTCGATGAAGTTGGTCTGGATTGGCAGGAATATGTTAAAATAGACAAAAGGTTTTTGAGGCCAGTGGATGTCAATTTTCTCTGTGGAGATTATTCCAAAGCAAAGGAAAAGTTAGGCTGGAAACCACGTGTAAAATTTGATAAATTAGTTAAGATCATGGTCCATGAAGATCTTGAACGATGGGAAAGATGGCAAGAAGGTGAGAAGTTCCCGTGGGATGCGCCAAATTATCCAGATGAAACCAAATTAATTACAAG